A section of the Candidatus Baltobacteraceae bacterium genome encodes:
- a CDS encoding stage II sporulation protein M, translating into MRQQTFVARRKGTWERLETLVAAAARRGVRRLGAPEIAELGRTYRATTSDLAFARGSEYESQLVEYLNRLVALSHGYVYGSSAESGGARLRHFFTRDFPLEFRRSIAFIAICTAITVACSIVAYVVIRTHPADAYALLPKEIIPGEIRKSLHDSNFGFDRSFAPAMSAAIITNNVKVAVIAFAGSITLGAATVYIIASNGLMLGGVAALFTNAGFGYDFWATIAPHGVIELTAIQIAGGAGLMIVAGLLFPGRLRRRDAIAVNARRAGTLILGVASMLIVAGTIEGFISPQRWAAEVRVAIGALTAVALVLYFAFAGRDVAA; encoded by the coding sequence ATGCGGCAGCAGACGTTCGTCGCGCGCCGGAAGGGCACTTGGGAGCGGTTGGAGACGCTGGTGGCGGCGGCCGCGCGGCGCGGCGTGCGGCGTCTCGGCGCGCCCGAGATTGCCGAGTTGGGCCGCACCTATCGCGCGACGACCAGCGACCTCGCGTTCGCGCGCGGCAGCGAATACGAATCGCAGCTCGTCGAATACCTCAACCGGCTGGTCGCGCTGTCGCACGGGTACGTGTACGGATCGTCGGCCGAAAGCGGCGGCGCACGACTGCGCCACTTCTTCACGCGCGACTTTCCGCTCGAGTTTCGGCGCTCGATCGCCTTCATCGCCATCTGCACTGCGATTACCGTCGCGTGCAGCATCGTCGCATACGTGGTGATTCGCACCCATCCCGCCGACGCGTACGCACTGCTGCCCAAGGAAATCATTCCGGGCGAGATCCGCAAGAGCTTGCACGATTCCAACTTCGGCTTCGATCGCAGCTTCGCGCCGGCGATGTCGGCCGCAATCATCACCAACAACGTGAAGGTCGCCGTGATCGCGTTCGCCGGTTCGATCACATTGGGCGCGGCGACGGTTTACATCATCGCTTCCAACGGCTTGATGCTCGGCGGAGTCGCGGCGCTCTTTACGAACGCGGGCTTCGGCTACGATTTTTGGGCGACGATCGCTCCGCACGGCGTCATCGAGCTGACCGCGATCCAAATCGCCGGCGGTGCGGGGCTCATGATCGTCGCCGGATTGCTCTTTCCAGGTCGCCTGAGGCGGCGCGACGCCATCGCGGTCAACGCCCGCCGAGCGGGGACATTGATTCTCGGCGTCGCATCGATGCTTATCGTGGCCGGAACGATCGAAGGGTTTATCTCGCCGCAGCGCTGGGCCGCCGAAGTGCGCGTAGCGATCGGCGCGTTAACCGCCGTTGCGCTGGTCCTCTATTTCGCCTTTGCGGGTCGCGACGTTGCGGCGTAG